One part of the Lycium ferocissimum isolate CSIRO_LF1 chromosome 8, AGI_CSIRO_Lferr_CH_V1, whole genome shotgun sequence genome encodes these proteins:
- the LOC132067955 gene encoding inorganic pyrophosphatase TTM2 isoform X6: MDDDVVQRVFEEGGRQQQQPSTSSSSSSPSILQSLPLHLSFDHGYYLLVKSIQELRSKKDGLVTVGIGGPSGSGKTSLADKVASVIGCIVVSMDNYRTGVDDGNDMDLIDFDLLVNNLEDLINGRDTFIPVFDFQGRRRIGTKAIKSSSSGVVIVDGAYALHARLRSLLDIRVAVVGGVHFSLLSKVQYDIGESCPLDSLIDSIFPLFRKHIEPDLHHAQIRINNSFVSSFREPIYKLKCKSEQIEGEHASHVFHGKEAHADNFIEMYLRPPSASEEARINDWIKVRQSGIRYYLSLGDQRIVDKNFIIRPKAEFEVGRMTLGGLLALGYNVVVSYKRASTSVIEGNFSLSLETIDTLGETYLVLRGINRKMVGAEASRMGVNGPWITKSYLEMILERKGVPRLNTPPLSNAPNAVLASNQERLITAPKPLRVSSNLVNPLEDLSQPWTRSPTKSKMEPVLATWHFVSVDPALAHGSVMDPTSSRDAVQLAPMPDSYDLDRGLLLSVQAIQALVENKGLPVIVGIGGPSGSGKTSLARKMANIVGCEVVSLESYYKSEHVKDFKYDDFSSLDLGLLSKNISDIRNCRRTKVPIFDLETGVRTGFKELEVSEECGVVIFEGVYALHPDIRKSLDLWIAVVGGVHSHLLSRVQRDKSRVGCFMSQNEIMTTVFPMFQQYIEPHLVHAHLKIRNDFDPVLSPESSLFVLKSNKQVAYQDILRILDPTKICSSVQNFIDIYLRLPGIPANGQLTESDSIRVRICEGRFALLIREVSSSRVY, encoded by the exons ATGGATGATGACGTGGTGCAGCGAGTATTTGAAGAAGGAGGGCGGCAACAACAGCAGccttcaacttcttcttcttcttcttctccttccattcttcaatctcttcctcttcaccTC tcCTTTGATCATGGCTATTACTTGTTGGTTAAATCTATTCAAGAACTTCGTTCTAAGAAGGACGGTCTTGTAACTGTTGGCATTGGTGGCCCAAGTGGCTCAGGTAAAACCAG CTTAGCGGACAAAGTTGCATCTGTCATTGGTTGTATTGTTGTCTCAATGGACAACTATCGCACTGGAGTCGACGATGGCAATGATATGGATTTAATTGACTTTGATCTTCTTGTCAACAATCTTGAG GACCTGATAAATGGTCGTGATACATTTATCCCAGTGTTTGATTTCCAAGGGAGAAGACGTATTGGTACCAAAGCAATAAAAAGTAGCTCATCAGGAGTG GTAATAGTTGATGGTGCTTATGCTTTGCACGCAAGACTACGGTCTTTGCTAGATATACGAGTTGCTGTG GTTGGCGGTGTTCACTTCAGTCTTCTTTCTAAAGTTCAGTACGATATAGGAGAATCTTGCCCGCTGGATTCCCTAATCGACAGTATTTTCCCTCTGTTCAGGAAGCATATTGAACCAGACCTTCATCATGCTCAG ATTAGAATTAACAACAGTTTTGTCTCATCATTTAGAGAGCCAATTTACAAGCTCAAATGCAAAAGTGAG CAAATCGAAGGTGAGCATGCATCTCATGTATTTCATGGAAAGGAAGCACATGCTGACAA TTTTATTGAGATGTACCTAAGACCTCCATCTGCAAGTGAAGAAGCACGCATTAATGATTGGATTAAGGTACGGCAATCGGGTATCAGATACTATCTCTCTCTGGGTGATCAACGGATTGTTGACAAAAATTTCATCATTCGGCCCAAAGCTGAATTTGAG gttggGCGGATGACTCTGGGTGGGTTGCTGGCTTTGGGATATAATGTAGTAGTGAGCTACAAAAGGGCATCAACATCAGTTATTGAGGGCAACTTCTCACTTTCATTGGAAACAATCGATACTCTTGGCGAGACATATCTGGTTTTGAGGGGAATAAATCGGAAG ATGGTTGGAGCTGAAGCATCAAGGATGGGTGTTAACGGACCTTGGATTACTAAATCATATCTAGAGATGATTCTGGAGAGGAAAG GGGTACCACGTCTGAATACACCGCCATTGTCTAATGCACCTAATGCTGTTTTAGCTAGTAACCAAGAGAGGCTAATCACAGCTCCAAAGCCACTTCGTGTTAGTTCAAACTTGGTTAACCCGTTAGAAGATTTATCTCAGCCTTGGACGCGTTCCCCCACGAAGTCCAAAATGGAACCTGTATTAGCAACGTGGCATTTTGTCTCTGTAGATCCAGCACTTGCTCATGGCTCTGTTATGG ATCCTACTTCTTCCAGGGACGCTGTGCAGCTTGCTCCCATGCCTGATTCATATGATTTAGACAGAGGATTACTTCTTTCTGTTCAAGCAATCCAG GCTTTGGTGGAGAACAAGGGTCTTCCAGTTATAGTTGGAATTG GAGGTCCGAGCGGATCTGGGAAAACGAGTTTGGCTCGTAAGATGGCAAATATTGTTGGCTGTGAAGTTGTTTCCCTTGAAAGCTATTACAAGTCTGAACATGTAAAGGACTTTAAGTATGATGATTTTAGCTCGCTTGATCTCGGTTTGCTGTCAAAG AATATAAGTGACATCAGAAATTGCCGAAGAACGAAAGTACCTATCTTTGACCTTGAAACAGGCGTGCGTACTGGCTTCAAGGAGCTTGAAGTTTCTGAAGAATGTGGAGTG GTCATCTTTGAAGGCGTTTATGCGTTGCACCCTGACATCAGAAAATCACTGGATTTGTGGATTGCTGTT GTTGGAGGTGTTCATTCACATCTTCTTTCTCGAGTTCAAAGAGACAAAAGTAGAGTTGGCTGCTTTATGTCCCAAAATGAAATTATGACAACAGTATTTCCAATGTTCCAGCAGTACATTGAACCACATCTTGTTCATGCACAT CTAAAAATCAGGAATGATTTTGATCCTGTGCTCTCCCCTGAGAGTTCATTGTTTGTGCTGAAAAGCAATAAACAG GTGGCATATCAAGACATTTTGAGAATTCTTGATCCTACCAAGATATGTAGTTCCGTccagaattttattgatatatACTTGCGACTTCCTGGAATACCTGCCAATGGCCAGTTAACAGAGAGTGATTCCATTAGAGTCAGAATATGTGAAGGAAGGTTCGCATTGCTAATACGCGAG